The genomic stretch tttttcatatgttgttatgtatgaaaagacccaaaataaacactataagcAGACTACTTGATTATAAGCGAatgatttaaacagcatttgtatagaaattattctgtcccaagctttttgcaACTCTGATTTATGCCATTTAGTGCAATTTcagtaattaaattaaatacttaATACATAAACAACATGCATCTTGAGAAATCTGATCACAGAGTCTACTTTCTCTCTTTAAGGATAAGTATACTTCAGAACAGTCATGATCAGAGTGGAGACTGTGCCTCCAGTTTGCAGAGCCACCTGGTGGAAAATATTGTTACAGGAGAGACTGACTCCTGCATAATCAAATCaaactacacaacaacacagatcTTGTTATTGATCTGTTGTAGGCCATGCCACTTAACAACCATTTGATAAATAGGAACATTGACAGATGCTATTGATTTTAAGCTTTTAAATTGTAAATACTGCGATAAATATGATACTATGACAGTCCATTAAACCTATCTTGGTTATTGTGCTTAAAAAGATGGATTCAGTGTCATGGTTTGccctttgtttctttttttaggtCATATTTTAAGTATTAAGTATTTTTTAGATATACGTTGATTTGTTTGATCGGTCGACTTTGTGAGTATTTAAAGTCGCAAAACTTCTCTCATCATCTCTCTTCTTCATCTTGTTGTGAAACTTGCAGTTAGGAAAAATCAGCGTCACAATTATTACAATTGCAAAATTGAATTTGCTGTCTAAATAGTACAGTTCGGCAGGCACATTGAAATATCAGCGTGagtgttttattaattttttgttgtttttattctttggaAACTTTTTGCATCCAACATGTAAACTGTGTGATTATATCAAAAGCCATTTGTGTCACGTTTTGGAGACCTGGTTATCTAGTGCATCCCCTCCGGCTTCAGCACAAGAGTAAGGTCATCCAGGACACCTTGCTGAAGCTCGCTCTGCTCTGGCATTCAGCCAGCACTAAACGCACTGTTTATACTGCGTGATGGAGGCCCCCCGTGGTGCATCGATTCCTCAATGGATCCCGTCCCCGAGGGGCGCTCTCTCACGAACCCAGCAGCTCGTCAATCCATCGCTTTGCATTGTGGTTCTGTTAGCAGATTCTTAATAGGAGCTGATCTCAAAGGAGAAAGCAATGTGACCTTAATGAAGGGCATGCCCTTTACAGATGCACACGTAAAGAGGGCTTTGGGTTTATTCTGTTTTCATTATGTAGCTCAACTACAGTCACTGGTGGACTCAGGGAGGGGACAGGGGGGGTCACCGCCCCTCTTGGCGCCCCCTGTTTgaaaaataacacaacaaaagtgctctcttggatgcccctatggtagataaaacatgatgcagtgccctctagggtggccttaaatggagaaaacatgatgcagtgccctctagggtggccttaaatggagaaaacatgataaaataccctctagggtggccttaaatGGAGAAGACTTGATaaaatgccctctagggtggccttaaatGGAGAAGACTTGATaaaatgccctctagggtggccttaaatggagaaaacttgATAAAAtaccctctagggtggccttaaatGGAGAAGACTTGATAAAATGCTCTCTAGGGTGGTCTTAAATGGAGAAGACTTGATaaaatgccctctagggtggccttaaatGGAGAAGACTTGATAAAATGTCCTCTAGGGTGGTCTTAAATAGAGAAAACTTGATAATATGTCCTCTAGGGTGGTCTTAAATAGAGAAAACTTGATAGCATATCCTCTACGGtggccttaaatggagaaaacttgATAAAATAATCTCTAGGGTGGCCTTTAAAGGAGAAAACTTGATaaaatgccctctagggtggccttaaatggagaaaacttgATAAAATGCCCTTTAGGGTGGCCATAAATGGAGAAAACTTGATAATATGTCCCGTAGGATGgcttaaatggagaaaaacataataatataccctctagggtggccttaaatGGAGAAGACTTGATaaaatgccctctagggtggccttaaatGGAGAAGACTTGATaaaatgccctctagggtggTCTTAAATGGAGAAGACTTGATaaaatgccctctagggtggccttaaatGGAGAAGACTTGATAAAAtaccctctagggtggccttaaatGGAGAAGACTTGATaaaatgccctctagggtggccttaaatGGAGAAGACTTGATaaaatgccctctagggtggccttaaatggagaaaacatgataaaataccctctagggtggccttaaatggagaaaacttgATAAAAtaccctctagggtggccttgaATGGAGAAGACTTGATaaaatgccctctagggtggccttaaatggagaaaacatgataaaataccctctagggtggccttaaatGGAGAAGACTTGATAAAATGTCCTCTAGGGTGGTCTTAAATAGAGAAAACTTGATAATATGTCCTCTAGGGTGGTCTTAAATAGAGAAAACTTGATAGCATATCCTCTACGGtggccttaaatggagaaaacttgATAAAATAATCTCTAGGGTGGCCTTTAAAGGAGAAAACTTGATaaaatgccctctagggtggccttaaatggagaaaacttgATAAAATGCCCTTTAGGGtggccttaaatggagaaaacttgATAATATGTCCCATAGGATGgcttaaatggagaaaaacataataaaatgtcCACTATGGTGGAGAAAATCCCATAGAAAACTTGATAAAATACCCTCTGATGtggccttaaatggagaaaacttgATTAAATATCCTCTGATGTGGCCTTAAATGCAGAAAACTTGATAAtatgccctctagggtggccttccagtggagaaaacgtgttTAAGTGACCTCTAAGGTGGCCTTTAAGTTGAGAGGATGTGATGCAGTGCCATTAAGGCTGCCCTACATGCCACATACTTTGTGTGCACTGGTGCCCCATCACCGCATGCAGTtagtgctttttatttttttcccctgccCCTCAGGCAGCCTGAGTACGCCACTGACAACAGTATTTGCATCCATATAGATTCATAGCATTCATATAAAGCTTATGAATCTTGCATCTGTATCAACCTCcagaaagtaaaacaaacagaagacaccatcatatacagtatgatccCGTGCTCTTGTTGTTGTCTGGTCCATTTTGTTTGCAGCAGGCTTCATTAGGGCGCCTCAGCAGCACCGCTGTCCTCCGAGAACCTGTCAGGTTATTCATAGCAGTGGCTCAGGTCGGGGACTCGCAGGACGCCTCTCTTCCTGCATTTTTACCGCAGCCTGGCAGCCCTCGGGGCGCCACCACAACCCAGTTCACTCTGAAACGAtgtctctccctgtctgtctctccgttgGAGCTATTTTAAACACATCTGTCACATTGCAGCATGTTAGTATTAATGTTGTGATTGGACTAATGGCCCAGTCAGATGCaatgattacaaaaaaaataatccatacTGAGCTCATCTTTTTGATAACTTGGATCCTCGTATTGACTGACCCATCTCTGACTGACGGATCGAtgctaacagagatataaacatcTCTCTGAACCTATTGTTGTCATCACTGCCATTTCACATTTCCTTCTGTTGTATCCCTGTTACTGTATGTTATTGCTATTGATTATCATAGCTAGGAGGTTAGTGTGTTCCCTGTTCCCATTACCTCCATATCCAGCCGGAGTTTGTATCACgcacattaaaacatcaaaccCTCTGCCCTCTGCGAGGTTTTACTGATGCAacattgaaaaatgttcttgaTCTGTAATGTGACGACATAAGATCCGGATTGGCAGCTGAATTTGATCAACGAGGGTTGCCTTTAATTGATGAGCAGACCCAATGAAATCATCCTTCCATTAGTTAGATTAACGTGCCATCAGAGGGATAAATTGCTCTAAACTGAAAAACTGTCCTACAAATATTCAGTTTGTCACACATATTAGAGCCTCAATTACTTTTGGCAGATCAGTCTCTGTGGCAACCTTCTGTAATTAACTTGCTAATTATATGACGCTGATTGTGCTTAACTTAGATATCACAAACAACATTTTGCAGCCCAGAGATTTGCTGCAATCTGAGTGCCACTAAAACATGGAACTGTGTTAATATTGATTGTTAATAGCGCCTAACCTCCCTGActtttaaactaaacaaaaccCCCCAAAACATTAAGCTGAGTCCTTGCTTGGCCCGGTGCCGCCGATCAATGCCATGCAACATCCAAAAGGGAGGAATTCAAAATCAAAGCTGTCGCTATAGCAACGCCCCTGCCAGATTCCACCAATCAATGGAGTCCGTGGGGTTGCGAGATGCGCCAGGGAAAGGCCAGCGTCCTACATAAAGAGTGCGGGACGGGGAGCCGggcggcacacacacactctcgggGCAAAACACACCTTTCTGCAAGCCACAAAAAAAGGCACAGCagccagaagaagaagaagaagaagagtcagGAGGAGAAGTGGCACAGAGTCAGGAAGAGAGGGGGAAAGGACAAAGGAAGAGAGGCAGGGAAGAACTGAGAAGACATGGTTCGCTCACGTGAACAAGGGATCCCTGCCTGGGTCTGTGTGGGCACCCTGCTCCTCTTAATCCACTCTGTCACAGTTAGAGGAGGTAAGATAACTAATCAGTAGTTTCAAAGAGTCATATCACCTTTGCATCTTTTGTTATATCCTTCATTGTAAGAGAAGCTGTGTTGTTCTATTTCAGTCCAGCTTCCCCCATACTGTCAGTGGGTAGTAGGGCACGGCATGAATGTGTGGCTCGTGCTCAGCCTCAGGGCAGGGGATGGGTATTTATCTATTCTACTCATCCTGTCCTCATCTATCTGTCTGCCGGGTGCAGGGAGAGACAGGCAAGTCCATTTGCTGCCTGGCTTCGTGCCGGCTCAGTGATACAGTACGGTGCAAGCCGCCGAGGGAAAGCTTCTCTCACTcctcaaaaaaaacaatttgactGATTTTGCTATCGAAGGTCACATTCTTGTGCTGTCAGATTAGATTTCATCTGGAATTCTTCGTCTAATCCTATATTCAGGGAttgtattaaaatgttttattcaatgTTTTCAGCTCTTCTCAGCTTGAGTGGAAGAGACACTGAAGCATTCTTgattcataacttttttttgtctaCTTTGAattgaatcttttttttctttcagtatCAGAGAAAAAGTAGGTTGTGTCTGAAAATCTATACTaagtacactaaaacagtatgtgagattttttagtatgcAAATTGCACACTATcaaagtgaaatattacagtatgaaaacgctggcggcataaatatcccacaatgcatcgcggtagtgacgacaacgttcataataacatgttgacagacagctctgtaacgtcaataacacttcaatttaagtttgagtataagatttcacttcaCTTCAATCAGACTTCGACTCTCACAAAtcatcgttttggtcacatgaggttggcatgggttaccacggttacacgtctccaaccggcaaggaggctctcaggaagtgacgacgtaaattactgttCAGTGCgtcaaaagtatgttgaacgatagaaCACATATTGGGTATACACAGTGTAAAATATGTGATTTCAGATGTAGTAATATCTACTGTTCCATGATGAATTTGGTACTTTTTCAATTAGCTATGGTGTGCCAGAATCATTTGTCGAAACACACCCCCACACCACGCTCAGCTGGCTCAGGGTGCTGGCTGGCTAATTGGAAAAAGGTTACTTTGAAGTGGGGGGCGCTTGATTGTGGTAGAGATATGAAGACTTTCCAGGGAGCCAATGTGCTCCCCCTGTGTCTCATTAAACCCTCGGTAATAGGCCAACAAGGCTGCTGATGGCTGTGTGGCAGAATGGAAACAGCAGCTTGTCACGCTGAGTCTTTCATGTGTGATTCTCCAGTATGTGCCTCTTGTACTTGAGGAGAACCATAGAAGCAGCCATCTGCAATGGCGCCGCAAAGTCAGGATTCTTTTCTGAGCGACCTGGTGTCGGAGGTTTTCTGAGTCAGCCACCTGGCTTGTTCTCTATGAATTGAAACCAGAAGAACAGAAGTGTGCTGACACATAATATCAATTGTGGTTAAGTAGAAAAGTTAGAGAGTACTTTTCCAGTTCTTGCTGTGTCAAATCTGAAGTTGTAGAACAAACGCAAACAAATTCTGCTGTGAAATCTTGAAAAGCAGAGACGGGCTGATGCAAATTACGGTGACGAAATTAAGAATGTCAAAGTGCTGCTGCGTCATCTTTCGCTTTCTTTCCCCACAGCTGCCCTGAAGCTGGAGGCAGCATTAGACACCGGGGCCACGGTGCTGAATCACTCCATGGGCCTGGTGCAGCGTATGGAGACCCTGCTGGCCCTGGGGAACGGCAGCGACGTCACCCTGCGGGTGCAGACCATCAACACGGATGAGGTGAAGGTGATCCAGGCCCACAGCCTGGTTCTCACGCTGCAGAGCGACGTGTTTGAGGAGCTGCTGCTCACTCGCAACAACAGCGTTGTGGTTTTGAGGGAGACGCCTGACTGTGCAGCTGTCTTTGACAAGTTTATCAGGTGAGGGTGACTCATGGTGTAATCAGATTTGTTAATCAGGTTCAATCACATGGACCCATTCAAGAAGTGTCTTCCCACAAGTATAAATCTCACTCACCATTTtgccttttctcttcttttggAGAAGTGAGATGCTCCATCTTGTGAAATATTCTAAAATTACATTTGCCTGTTTGAGGCTCACAGTTGAAAATCTGACAGCGTGGGTTTATTCAGTGACTCAGAcgtgaggagaggaaaaaagtaGTATGCCTTACTGAAAGATATTTTTTACCCTCTTGCAGGTATCTGTACTGCGGTGACATCTCAGTGCGGCTAGATCAGGCCATTTCTCTCCATAAGCTGGCCAGCAAGTACCACGTGTGGGGcttgcagcagggtctgacccAGTACATGACCCAACATCTGTCCAGTGAGTCGCCCACaggccatgtgattggctggtaCAACTATGCATTACAAATTGGGGACGTGATCCTGCGGGACAGCTGCCTGCAGTACCTGTCCTGGAACCTGTCTTCTGTGCTGCAGAGCGGAGAATGGGGCTCCATCAGTGAAGATCTGCTCCTCTCCTTGCTCCAGCGCTCCGACCTCATTCTGCAGACGGAGCTGGAGCTCTACGAGGCCCTGGAGGCCTGGATTAGCCAGAACCAGCCTGTCAGTACGACGGTGGAGAGTGCCCTGAGGGCTGTTCGATATGGCATGATTCCCCCTCAGCACCTCTTCCGTCTTCAGAAGCAATCTGCCCTCCTGCAGAAGCATTACGAGTCTATCCGCGATCTGCTCTACCTCGCTTTCCAATTTCACTCTGCCTCACCTATCCAGCTGGCCAAGTACTTTGATGTCAACTGCAGTATTTTCACTCCCCGTAACTACCTGTCCGCCTCCTGGGGTTCCCCTTGGGTCATCAATAACCCCACCCGCGATGACCGCAGCTTCAGCTTCCAGACCCAGCTCGGGCCCAGCGGCCACGACTCCAGCAAGAGAGTGACCTGGAACGCCCTGTTCTCCCCTCGCTGGCTCCCACTCAGCGCCAGGTCAACCTATACCGAGCTGGGCGCCATGCAGCCCACGCGCACGGACGGAGGTCGACCTCGCATCATCGTAACACCAGCAACTTCGAGTCCTGATTTTGCCGGAGTGAGTTTCCAGAAGACTGTGATCGTGATGGCAAGACAGCAAGGAAAAGTGGTGGTTCGCCACGTCTATAACTTCCACCAGAGCACAGAGGAGGCCGGTGATTTCCTGGTGGATGCCGACCTGCAGCGCCGCGCATCAGAGTACCTGATTGACAGCTCCCTCTATCTGCACATCGTCATAAAACCTCTCTACCATACCCTCCTTGTTGCCAGGAAGTAAAGGCAGGAATCTGGTGTGGCCTTACTATCGGTTATCCACCCTCCAaccacacattcacatattccAAAGTAAACTCATCTCACAGCACGTGTTTATGCATCAGGTCTGAGACATCTCTGTTTAGCAAGGAGGTGTTTGGTACAAGAAAAGGACTCACAATTTAATGCAGCGTTTATCACAATAATGATGGTATTCAGTATTTCAtgcatacttaaaaaaaaacactgtactgtattatTTGTTCAGGTATTCTATAGTTTAGCCGTTTGTTCCTTGAATTTATTAAATCTATGTGATAGTTTAATGTTGTTTGCATAGGTACTATAGAAGTtttgctttaaaataaaatgttattgctATTAATTTAATGCATTTCACTATAGATTTTTAGTTCTTGTATACCGTACTTGTATATGTTGTTTACATAccaaaatgtgtaaattaaagTGCAATCCCATTATCAGTGTTCCTTTGTATACTAGTTGACTTGCAAGACAGTGAGTCctttgctatttatttattaattattgttaCACATGCATTTTATCTagcttttaaataaattacacCAGTATATGATTTtcatcctgaaaaaaaaaaaataaataataaaaggcaata from Sebastes fasciatus isolate fSebFas1 chromosome 13, fSebFas1.pri, whole genome shotgun sequence encodes the following:
- the btbd17b gene encoding BTB/POZ domain-containing protein 17, with translation MVRSREQGIPAWVCVGTLLLLIHSVTVRGAALKLEAALDTGATVLNHSMGLVQRMETLLALGNGSDVTLRVQTINTDEVKVIQAHSLVLTLQSDVFEELLLTRNNSVVVLRETPDCAAVFDKFIRYLYCGDISVRLDQAISLHKLASKYHVWGLQQGLTQYMTQHLSSESPTGHVIGWYNYALQIGDVILRDSCLQYLSWNLSSVLQSGEWGSISEDLLLSLLQRSDLILQTELELYEALEAWISQNQPVSTTVESALRAVRYGMIPPQHLFRLQKQSALLQKHYESIRDLLYLAFQFHSASPIQLAKYFDVNCSIFTPRNYLSASWGSPWVINNPTRDDRSFSFQTQLGPSGHDSSKRVTWNALFSPRWLPLSARSTYTELGAMQPTRTDGGRPRIIVTPATSSPDFAGVSFQKTVIVMARQQGKVVVRHVYNFHQSTEEAGDFLVDADLQRRASEYLIDSSLYLHIVIKPLYHTLLVARK